In a genomic window of Magnolia sinica isolate HGM2019 chromosome 16, MsV1, whole genome shotgun sequence:
- the LOC131229460 gene encoding pentatricopeptide repeat-containing protein At2g03880, mitochondrial-like, with translation MQTFLCQSRLFNASNSIPSINHIAKLSNPKSSIPRSQNPTQSATPTIQNPNSSTPNASKGAEIQDPIFRIIKLCKSGRLARAMEALESMEEKGITPNSSVYSSLLDVCTKKKALREGKFVHYHLQRHGFEREFPLRIKLALMYVSCDSLDQASLIFDRISKPTVFSWNTMLIAYVQKGLCEKALDLFHVLHQRGLKPDKFTFSTVLKVCCLLDLLELGQQLHGLLVKMGFDQNVVLMSALVVMYAQCGAIEVSRRVFDEMPQRDVVSWNSMITAYSEVWRSDDALDLYSQMWADGIKPNETTVVGALRACSRSAYLRQGQKIHAHAIKSGIESNIYIASTLVDVYVESGVLDDSIDIFNRMKHRNVVTWTAIIAGYGMSGKGHEALTLFHRMMEEGLRPNHITFVAVLSACSHSGLVTEGKDYFNSMSELYGVKPMLEHYSCMVDILGRAGLFDEAVKFIKKMPLEPDCRVWGALLGACRIHCNVGLAEIAAAHLFELEPHNAGNYILLSQIYASTSRWTDAEKMRVLMHERGVKKRAGCSWIEVRDQVHSFTLADTTHPMSEKIYSYLDRLLRKIKDVGYVPDTNLVGHDIKDSEKELVLRGHSEKLAIAFGLISYPSKGIPIRITKNLRVCDDCHNATKLISRVTGRDIIARDGNRFHHFSDGVCSCGDYW, from the coding sequence ATGCAAACCTTTCTCTGCCAATCACGTCTCTTCAATGCTTCCAATTCAATCCCTTCGATAAATCACATTGCAAAGCTCTCCAACCCCAAATCTTCTATACCCAGAAGCCAAAATCCCACCCAGTCTGCAACACCCACAATCCAAAATCCAAACTCCTCCACTCCCAATGCTTCAAAAGGAGCTGAAATTCAAGACCCAATTTTCAGAATCATCAAGCTCTGCAAATCTGGTCGGCTGGCCAGAGCCATGGAGGCCCTGGAGTCAATGGAAGAGAAGGGAATTACACCCAACTCCAGTGTATATTCCTCTCTCTTGGATGTTTGCACCAAGAAAAAGGCCTTGAGAGAAGGAAAGTTTGTACACTACCACCTTCAGAGGCATGGTTTTGAAAGAGAATTTCCATTGAGAATCAAACTAGCTCTCATGTATGTTTCTTGTGACAGCTTGGATCAAGCTTCCTTGATCTTTGATAGAATTTCAAAGCCAACTGTTTTTTCATGGAATACCATGCTCATTGCTTATGTGCAGAAGGGTCTGTGTGAAAAGGCTTTGGACTTGTTCCATGTCTTGCATCAGAGAGGCTTAAAACCTGACAAATTTACATTTTCAACTGTGTTAAAGGTATGCTGTTTGTTGGATCTTTTGGAACTGGGCCAGCAGCTTCATGGTCTTTTAGTGAAGATGGGTTTTGATCAGAATGTGGTTCTGATGAGTGCATTGGTTGTCATGTATGCCCAATGTGGTGCAATCGAAGTTTCACggagagtgtttgatgaaatgcctcaaaGAGATGTTGTGTCATGGAATTCGATGATCACGGCTTACTCAGAGGTATGGCGGTCGGATGATGCATTGGATCTGTACAGTCAAATGTGGGCAGATGGTATAAAGCCAAATGAAACAACGGTTGTGGGTGCTCTTCGTGCTTGTTCGAGGTCAGCGTACTTGCGACAAGGACAAAAGATTCATGCCCACGCGATAAAAAGTGGGATTGAATCGAACATATACATAGCGAGTACACTGGTTGATGTCTACGTTGAATCGGGTGTTTTAGATGATTCAATTGACATCTTTAATAGGATGAAACACAGAAATGTGGTAACTTGGACGGCGATCATCGCCGGTTATGGAATGAGTGGTAAAGGCCACGAAGCTCTCACATTGTTTCATCGGATGATGGAAGAAGGATTGAGACCCAACCATATCACCTTCGTTGCTGTTCTCTCTGCATGTTCTCATTCAGGTCTTGTCACTGAAGGAAAGGACTACTTCAATTCAATGAGCGAACTTTATGGAGTGAAACCCATGTTAGAACATTACTCTTGCATGGTTGATATCTTAGGCCGAGCGGGATTGTTTGATGAAGCAGTCAAATTTATAAAGAAAATGCCTCTAGAGCCTGATTGTAGAGTATGGGGAGCCTTGTTGGGCGCCTGTAGGATTCACTGCAATGTCGGACTAGCTGAGATTGCCGCGGCCCACCTTTTCGAGCTAGAGCCACATAATGCGGGCAACTACATACTGCTGTCGCAAATCTATGCATCGACTAGTAGATGGACCGATGCTGAAAAGATGCGGGTTTTGATGCATGAGAGAGGAGTGAAGAAGAGGGCAGGGTGTAGTTGGATTGAAGTTAGAGATCAAGTCCATTCATTTACATTGGCAGATACAACACACCCAATGTCAGAGAAGATCTATAGTTACTTAGATAGACTACTTAGAAAAATCAAGGATGTGGGTTATGTGCCTGATaccaatctggtgggccatgatatTAAAGATAGTGAGAAGGAGCTTGTTCTTAGAGGGCACAGTGAGAAGCTAGCCATTGCTTTTGGGCTGATATCCTATCCGTCAAAAGGAATTCCTATCCGCATCACAAAGAACCTGCGTGTGTGTGATGATTGCCACAATGCGACCAAGTTGATATCGAGGGTCACAGGCAGGGATATCATCGCTAGAGATGGGAATCGGTTTCATCATTTCAGTGATGGTGTTTGTTCATGTGGAGATTATTGGTGA
- the LOC131228583 gene encoding hexosyltransferase GAUT11 produces the protein MRRRQAEYRRPVRRRFSGWIVGLLGLFLVGGLTLFVVHHRHQDQFERPIQEKAVTIQQPPHDALNFTQELLSATSFARQLSDQMTLAKAYVILAKEHNNLQLAWELSSQIRSCQLLLSKAAMRGAPITVSDAEPVVRRLSLLIYKAQDAHYDIATTIITLKTHIQALEERASAATAQTVAFGQFATEAVPKSLHCLNIKMTVDWLRNPALQELAEEQRNSLRLVDNNLYHFCIFSDNVLAISAVVNSTVSNADHPKQLVFHVVTDGVNYRAMQAWFFANDFKGSTIEVQNVEDFAWLNSSYSPVMKQLRDADTQEYYFTGSQDPKSEVKFRNPKYISLLNHLRFYIPELYPMLEKVVFLDDDVIVQKDLTPLFSLELHGNVNGAVETCLEAFHRYYKYLNFSSAIISSKFDPQACGWAFGMNVFDLIAWKKANVTARYHYWQEQNADRMLWKLGTLPPGLLSFYGLTEPLDRRWHVMGLGYDSNIDDRLIESAAVVHYNGNMKPWLKLAIGRYKPLWERYVNHTHPFLLDCIRR, from the coding sequence GAGAAGGCTGTTACAATCCAACAGCCTCCCCACGATGCTTTGAATTTCACCCAAGAACTACTGAGTGCTACTTCTTTCGCCCGGCAGTTGAGCGATCAAATGACACTAGCCAAGGCTTATGTGATCCTTGCAAAGGAGCACAACAATCTCCAACTTGCTTGGGAGCTCAGCTCACAGATTCGGAGCTGCCAGCTCTTGCTGTCGAAAGCAGCCATGAGAGGCGCACCCATCACAGTATCTGATGCGGAGCCTGTAGTTCGGAGATTGTCTTTGCTAATCTACAAGGCCCAGGATGCTCACTATGACATAGCGACCACCATAATTACTCTAAAGACCCATATTCAAGCCCTTGAAGAACGTGCGAGCGCAGCAACAGCACAGACTGTTGCATTTGGGCAGTTTGCCACTGAAGCAGTGCCCAAGAGCCTTCACTGTCTGAATATCAAAATGACGGTTGACTGGCTTAGAAACCCAGCTCTACAAGAACTTGCAGAGGAGCAGCGAAATTCGCTCCGGCTGGTGGACAACAACCTCTATCATTTTTGTATATTCTCAGATAATGTGCTAGCGATTTCCGCCGTGGTAAATTCTACCGTCTCGAATGCCGACCACCCAAAGCAGCTCGTCTTCCACGTGGTCACAGACGGTGTGAATTACCGAGCGATGCAGGCTTGGTTCTTCGCGAACGATTTCAAAGGGTCAACGATAGAAGTGCAGAACGTGGAGGATTTTGCTTGGTTGAATTCCTCCTACTCACCCGTGATGAAGCAGCTCCGAGATGCCGACACACAGGAATACTACTTCACGGGTTCTCAAGATCCGAAGAGTGAAGTGAAATTCCGCAATCCAAAGTACATCTCTTTGCTTAATCACTTGCGTTTTTACATCCCAGAATTGTATCCCATGCTGGAGAAGGTGGTGTTTCTTGACGACGATGTGATCGTCCAGAAGGATCTGACACCTCTCTTCTCCTTGGAATTGCATGGAAATGTGAATGGAGCTGTCGAGACGTGCCTTGAGGCGTTTCACCGCTACTACAAGTACCTTAATTTCTCCAGTGCAATCATCAGCTCCAAGTTTGATCCCCAAGCCTGCGGATGGGCGTTTGGGATGAACGTCTTCGACCTCATAGCGTGGAAGAAGGCTAATGTGACAGCCCGGTATCACTACTGGCAGGAACAAAATGCCGACAGGATGCTCTGGAAGCTGGGGACCCTTCCTCCAGGCCTTCTCTCATTTTACGGGTTGACCGAGCCGCTCGACCGGAGATGGCACGTGATGGGGTTGGGCTATGACTCCAACATCGATGATCGGCTGATCGAGAGTGCGGCTGTCGTGCACTATAATGGGAATATGAAGCCATGGCTGAAGCTGGCCATCGGCAGGTATAAGCCCCTGTGGGAGCGGTATGTTAACCATACACACCCGTTTCTGTTAGATTGCATCCGGCGTTGA